A genome region from Arthrobacter sp. V1I9 includes the following:
- a CDS encoding GntR family transcriptional regulator, with the protein MKTVADFPGSWKPNAASSVPLFEQLRLQVIHLADGGKLPPGTRLPAVRALAERLDVAPHTVARAYKELEAAGVVATRGRNGTVVCARDERLGGLSEAAAAYAAAAKAQGASFAEAVQLFAAAYDGG; encoded by the coding sequence TTGAAAACGGTGGCCGACTTCCCGGGATCGTGGAAGCCCAACGCGGCCAGCTCGGTGCCGCTGTTCGAGCAGCTGAGGCTCCAGGTCATCCATTTGGCCGACGGCGGGAAGCTTCCGCCAGGCACACGGCTGCCCGCTGTCAGGGCGCTGGCCGAGCGGTTGGACGTCGCCCCGCACACGGTGGCCAGGGCCTACAAGGAGCTCGAGGCGGCCGGCGTCGTGGCCACACGCGGGAGGAATGGCACGGTGGTATGCGCACGTGACGAACGTCTCGGCGGGCTTTCAGAGGCTGCCGCGGCCTATGCTGCCGCCGCTAAAGCGCAGGGAGCGTCGTTCGCTGAGGCGGTACAGCTGTTCGCCGCGGCGTACGACGGCGGCTGA